In the genome of Hymenobacter taeanensis, one region contains:
- a CDS encoding sigma-70 family RNA polymerase sigma factor: MRQLKISKQITNRESQSLDKYLQEIGKVDLLTPDEEVTLAQRIKEGDQQALEKLTKANLRFVVSVAKQYQNQGLSLGDLINEGNLGLIKAAKRFDETRGFKFISYAVWWIRQSILQALAEQSRIVRLPLNRVGSLNKISKSFSELEQKFEREPSPEEIAEVLELTTSEVVDTLKISGRHVSVDAPFVQGEENRLLDVLENEDEESPDTGLMNDSLRKEVQRALSTLTKREADVITLYFGLNGEHSLTLEEIGEKFNLTRERVRQIKEKAIRRLRHTSRSKALKPYLG; encoded by the coding sequence ATGAGACAGCTAAAAATCAGCAAGCAGATTACCAACCGCGAAAGCCAGTCGCTGGATAAATATCTCCAGGAGATTGGCAAGGTAGATCTGCTAACCCCCGATGAGGAGGTAACGCTGGCGCAACGCATTAAGGAAGGTGACCAGCAGGCCCTGGAAAAACTGACCAAAGCTAACCTGCGCTTCGTGGTGTCGGTGGCTAAGCAGTACCAGAACCAGGGCCTTTCCTTGGGCGATTTGATCAACGAGGGCAACCTTGGTCTGATCAAAGCCGCTAAGCGCTTCGACGAAACCCGCGGCTTTAAGTTTATTTCTTACGCCGTATGGTGGATTCGCCAGTCCATTCTGCAAGCGCTGGCTGAACAGTCGCGCATTGTACGTCTGCCCCTGAACCGGGTAGGCTCCCTGAATAAAATCAGCAAATCGTTCTCTGAACTGGAGCAGAAATTTGAGCGGGAGCCCTCGCCCGAAGAAATTGCCGAAGTTTTGGAGTTGACTACCTCTGAAGTAGTTGATACCCTGAAAATATCGGGCCGTCACGTGTCGGTAGATGCTCCCTTCGTGCAAGGTGAGGAAAACCGCCTGCTCGACGTACTCGAAAACGAAGATGAGGAGTCGCCGGATACCGGCCTGATGAACGACTCGCTCCGCAAGGAAGTGCAGCGTGCCCTGAGCACGCTCACCAAGCGCGAAGCCGACGTTATCACGCTCTACTTTGGCCTGAATGGTGAACACTCACTGACCCTAGAGGAAATCGGTGAGAAGTTTAACCTGACCCGTGAGCGGGTGCGCCAGATCAAGGAAAAAGCTATCCGCCGCTTGCGCCACACCTCGCGTTCTAAAGCCCTGAAGCCCTACTTGGGGTAA
- the trxB gene encoding thioredoxin-disulfide reductase gives MENTSPEHIKCLIIGSGPAGYTAAIYAARANLKPVMYQGLQPGGQLTITNDVENFPGYPDGIMGPEMMEDLKKQAARFGTDIRYGIATSVDFSGHPHRVTIDEQLELTADTVIIATGASAKWLGLPSEQRLNGSGVSACAVCDGFFYRGKDVVIVGAGDTAAEEATYLANLCSKVYMVVRKGEMRASKIMQKRVMDNPKIEVLWNTVTDEILGEHAVEAVRVKNVLTHETRDLSVEGFFVAIGHEPNSKIFQPYLHHDEQGYLKTIPGTAKTNVDGVFACGDVQDYTYRQAVTAAGSGCMAALDAERYLAALGDH, from the coding sequence ATGGAGAATACTTCCCCCGAACACATAAAGTGTTTGATTATCGGATCTGGTCCAGCAGGCTATACGGCAGCTATTTATGCTGCTCGTGCCAACTTGAAACCCGTTATGTATCAGGGGCTGCAGCCCGGCGGACAGCTGACCATTACCAACGACGTTGAGAACTTTCCAGGCTATCCGGACGGCATTATGGGTCCCGAGATGATGGAGGATCTGAAGAAGCAGGCGGCCCGTTTCGGAACGGATATCCGCTACGGTATTGCTACTTCAGTTGACTTTTCCGGGCATCCACATCGTGTTACCATTGATGAGCAGCTGGAGCTAACAGCCGATACGGTAATTATTGCCACCGGCGCCTCGGCTAAGTGGCTAGGCCTGCCCTCGGAGCAGCGCCTGAATGGCTCGGGTGTATCTGCCTGCGCCGTTTGTGATGGATTCTTCTACCGTGGCAAGGATGTGGTGATTGTAGGCGCTGGCGATACCGCCGCAGAGGAAGCTACCTACTTGGCTAACCTATGCAGTAAAGTGTATATGGTGGTGCGGAAAGGGGAGATGCGGGCCTCCAAAATCATGCAGAAGCGCGTGATGGATAACCCCAAGATTGAGGTGCTCTGGAACACCGTGACCGACGAAATTCTCGGGGAGCATGCCGTAGAGGCTGTACGGGTTAAAAACGTGCTCACACACGAAACGCGCGATTTATCCGTTGAAGGCTTCTTCGTAGCCATCGGCCACGAGCCCAACTCCAAAATTTTCCAGCCTTATCTGCACCACGATGAGCAGGGCTACCTGAAAACCATTCCGGGTACTGCCAAAACCAACGTGGATGGGGTGTTTGCCTGCGGCGACGTGCAGGACTACACCTACCGGCAAGCGGTTACGGCCGCAGGTTCTGGCTGTATGGCGGCCCTGGATGCCGAGCGTTACCTGGCCGCTCTCGGCGACCATTAG
- a CDS encoding M23 family metallopeptidase: MFQLVKPWLLPLLLIGLFLGLPGQLLAQRRKVPEPKAKSGSAGTRKDFFKIKSPTIRYVRPDTTILIETEELPDDNSDAAKSIFFNPAKKLSIVSEDTSSLNEGEQHIVEVKEEVQIDSSWIQVAGYYAIWDTHNINPYRVDGRRIKDTLNLKLTDPANQRYAKMPLASTPMTSDFGFRGYRWHYGVDLDLETGDSVKAAFDGVVRIVKWDGSGYGNYILVRHYNGIETLYGHLQKSLVTPGTFVKAGQLIGWGGSTGRSTGSHLHFEVRYEGNPIDPERMYDFPDYKLIKDNFQITSALFAYYSKSLRYKGGSVPGAGSGGGSSSRSSSGKPTQARRVVTHKIRSGDTLSEIADKYGVSQAQLRRLNGGTSTLRVGRTLRIK, from the coding sequence TTGTTTCAACTTGTTAAACCTTGGCTGCTGCCGCTGCTACTGATCGGGCTGTTTCTTGGCTTGCCCGGCCAGCTGCTTGCCCAGCGGCGCAAAGTGCCTGAGCCCAAGGCGAAATCGGGTTCGGCTGGCACTCGGAAGGATTTCTTCAAAATCAAATCGCCCACTATCCGCTATGTCCGGCCCGATACTACTATCCTGATAGAAACGGAGGAGCTGCCTGACGATAATTCCGACGCGGCAAAGTCTATCTTTTTTAATCCGGCCAAAAAGCTGTCTATTGTCAGTGAGGATACCAGCTCCCTGAACGAGGGGGAGCAACATATTGTGGAGGTAAAGGAAGAAGTACAGATTGATTCTTCCTGGATTCAGGTGGCCGGTTACTACGCCATCTGGGACACCCACAACATCAACCCTTACCGGGTTGATGGGCGCCGGATTAAGGATACCCTGAATCTTAAGCTTACGGACCCCGCCAACCAGCGCTATGCCAAAATGCCGCTGGCCTCCACGCCCATGACCTCCGACTTTGGGTTCCGGGGGTACCGCTGGCACTACGGCGTTGACCTGGACCTGGAAACCGGCGACTCAGTGAAAGCTGCTTTTGATGGGGTGGTGCGCATTGTGAAGTGGGATGGCTCTGGCTATGGCAACTACATTCTGGTGCGCCACTACAATGGCATTGAAACCCTTTATGGTCACTTGCAGAAGTCGTTGGTAACGCCCGGCACATTTGTGAAGGCTGGCCAACTGATTGGTTGGGGAGGCAGCACGGGCCGTAGCACCGGCTCGCACCTGCATTTTGAAGTGCGTTATGAGGGCAACCCTATTGATCCGGAGCGGATGTATGACTTCCCGGATTATAAGCTGATCAAAGACAACTTCCAGATTACCTCAGCCCTGTTTGCCTATTACAGCAAGTCGTTGCGCTATAAGGGTGGCAGCGTACCGGGCGCCGGTAGTGGCGGGGGAAGTAGCAGCCGAAGCAGCAGCGGAAAACCTACTCAGGCGCGCCGGGTAGTTACGCACAAAATACGCTCAGGCGATACGCTTTCAGAAATTGCTGATAAGTATGGGGTTTCACAGGCCCAGTTGCGGCGCCTGAATGGCGGAACAAGCACGCTACGCGTTGGCCGCACGTTGCGCATAAAATAA
- a CDS encoding aldo/keto reductase, whose translation MEYRQLGASGFRIPVLSFGTATFGGGNEFFKAWGSTQVGEARHLIDICLEAGVNFFDTANGYSHGMAEKILGKALEGRRQEVLISTKATFPTGDGPNDYGSSRLHLTKACEDSLRRLGTDYIDVYHMHGFDSHTPVEETLRTLDNLVQSGKVRYIACSNFSGWHLMKSLSVSERYGWARYVGHQAYYSLANREFEWELMPLGLDQGVGTLVWSPLSAGLLSGKIRRGQPIPTESRLAQGGGQGPKVPDELLYNIIDALDEVAAETEKTVAQVALNWLLQRPTVVNLVVGARNEEQLRQNLAAVGWNLTPEQVAKLDAASATEPIYPYWHQRNFPMLQKNPL comes from the coding sequence ATGGAATACAGACAACTGGGCGCATCGGGCTTCCGCATTCCAGTGTTGAGTTTTGGAACGGCCACATTTGGTGGTGGCAATGAGTTTTTCAAGGCATGGGGCAGCACGCAGGTTGGGGAAGCGCGCCACCTGATTGACATTTGCCTGGAAGCGGGCGTGAACTTCTTTGACACTGCCAACGGCTACTCCCACGGCATGGCCGAGAAAATCCTGGGCAAAGCCTTAGAGGGCCGTCGGCAAGAAGTGCTCATCTCCACCAAAGCTACCTTCCCCACCGGCGACGGGCCCAACGACTACGGCTCCTCCCGCCTGCACCTGACCAAAGCCTGCGAAGACAGCCTACGCCGCCTCGGCACCGACTACATCGACGTTTACCATATGCACGGCTTCGACTCCCACACGCCCGTGGAGGAAACCCTACGAACCCTTGATAATCTGGTGCAGAGCGGTAAAGTGCGCTACATTGCCTGCTCCAACTTCTCCGGTTGGCACCTCATGAAATCCTTGTCCGTGTCAGAGCGCTACGGGTGGGCACGCTACGTAGGCCACCAGGCCTACTACTCCTTGGCCAACCGGGAGTTTGAGTGGGAGCTAATGCCGCTGGGCCTCGACCAAGGCGTGGGCACGCTGGTATGGAGCCCTCTCTCGGCAGGGCTGCTCAGCGGCAAAATCAGGCGCGGCCAACCCATACCCACCGAAAGCCGCCTAGCTCAAGGCGGCGGCCAGGGCCCTAAAGTGCCCGATGAGTTGCTCTATAACATCATCGATGCCCTCGACGAGGTAGCCGCTGAAACCGAGAAGACAGTAGCGCAGGTGGCCCTAAATTGGCTTCTTCAGCGGCCTACAGTGGTGAACTTGGTAGTGGGTGCCCGCAATGAGGAACAGCTTCGTCAGAACCTGGCCGCAGTGGGCTGGAACCTCACGCCGGAGCAGGTGGCTAAGCTGGATGCTGCCAGTGCTACTGAGCCCATTTACCCCTACTGGCACCAGCGCAACTTTCCAATGCTTCAGAAGAACCCTTTGTAG
- the bshB1 gene encoding bacillithiol biosynthesis deacetylase BshB1 translates to MKLDILAFGAHPDDVEMSCAGTLLAAAAAGKKIGIVDFTRGELGTRGTPATRAAEAEAASRILGLSARENLGLPDGFFRNDREHQLPLIAAIRRYQPDIVLCNAIHDRHPDHGRGAQLASESCFLSGLRMIETLGHDGQPQEPWRPRLVFHYIQDRQIPADFVVDITAHWPKKWESIQAYRTQFHDPESTEPTTYLSTPVFSNFMEARAREFGHLIGVEFGEGFTRERPLGVREITELI, encoded by the coding sequence ATGAAACTTGATATCCTGGCCTTCGGAGCGCACCCCGACGATGTAGAAATGTCCTGTGCCGGCACGCTCCTGGCGGCGGCGGCGGCTGGTAAGAAAATTGGCATCGTTGACTTTACGCGTGGTGAGCTGGGGACCCGTGGTACGCCCGCTACCCGCGCCGCCGAGGCGGAGGCTGCCAGCCGCATTTTGGGCCTTAGCGCCCGCGAAAACCTGGGCCTGCCCGATGGCTTCTTCCGCAATGACCGGGAGCACCAGCTGCCGCTCATTGCCGCCATCCGCCGCTATCAGCCCGATATCGTGCTCTGCAACGCCATCCATGACCGGCACCCCGACCACGGCCGTGGGGCCCAACTGGCCTCGGAGTCATGTTTCCTGAGTGGCCTACGCATGATTGAAACCCTAGGCCACGACGGGCAACCTCAGGAGCCCTGGCGCCCGCGCCTAGTGTTTCACTACATCCAAGACCGCCAAATTCCCGCCGACTTCGTGGTGGATATTACGGCGCACTGGCCTAAGAAGTGGGAGAGTATCCAAGCGTACCGCACCCAGTTCCACGATCCCGAAAGTACCGAGCCGACGACTTACCTTTCCACGCCGGTGTTCAGTAACTTCATGGAAGCCCGCGCCCGCGAGTTCGGCCATCTCATTGGCGTAGAGTTTGGGGAAGGCTTCACGCGTGAGCGGCCGCTGGGCGTGCGGGAAATAACGGAGTTGATATAG
- the accC gene encoding acetyl-CoA carboxylase biotin carboxylase subunit has product MKKITKLLVANRGEIALRVLRSAREMGLKTVAIYSEADRNALHVRYADEAVCVGPPASKDSYLRGDKILEVCRQLGVDAIHPGYGFLSENAEFARMVKEAGLIFVGPSPEAMEIMGDKLSAKQAVQAYNIPLVPGTAEAITDVEEAKRIAATVGFPILIKASAGGGGKGMRIVNSEAEFEEQMQLAINEATSAFGDGSVFIEKFVTGPRHIEIQVLGDEHGNIVHLFERECSIQRRHQKVIEEAPSSVLTPELRAEMGRCAVDVARACNYTGAGTVEFLLDDKRNFYFLEMNTRLQVEHPVTEQITGLDLVKEQIKVAQGQLLAFAQDDLHIQGHALELRVYAEDPQNNFLPDIGTLTTYVRPQGPGVRVDDGFEQGMEIPIYYDPMIAKLVTFGADRQEAIERMLRAIDEYKITGIETTLGFGRYVLQHPAFVSGNFDTNFIRDHFPAGALQPAAPDETTAKLAAVLTAMLLSEKKAPAAATSETPAATGSSWKRNRLGVR; this is encoded by the coding sequence ATGAAGAAAATCACCAAGCTTCTCGTCGCCAACCGCGGGGAAATTGCGCTCCGCGTTCTACGCTCAGCCCGCGAGATGGGACTTAAAACCGTGGCTATTTATAGTGAGGCCGACCGCAACGCCCTACACGTACGCTACGCCGACGAAGCCGTGTGTGTAGGTCCGCCAGCCTCGAAAGACAGCTACCTGCGCGGCGACAAGATTCTGGAAGTGTGCCGCCAGCTGGGCGTTGATGCTATTCACCCAGGGTATGGCTTCCTGAGCGAAAATGCGGAGTTTGCCCGCATGGTAAAAGAGGCGGGCTTGATTTTCGTAGGCCCTTCTCCCGAGGCAATGGAAATCATGGGCGATAAGCTCTCTGCCAAACAGGCCGTGCAGGCCTACAACATTCCATTGGTGCCGGGTACTGCCGAAGCCATCACCGACGTGGAAGAGGCCAAGCGCATTGCGGCTACCGTGGGCTTCCCTATTCTAATAAAAGCCTCCGCGGGCGGTGGCGGCAAGGGCATGCGCATTGTGAACTCCGAAGCGGAGTTTGAGGAGCAGATGCAGTTGGCCATCAATGAGGCTACCTCGGCCTTCGGCGACGGCTCTGTATTCATCGAGAAGTTCGTGACGGGTCCGCGTCACATCGAGATTCAGGTGTTGGGCGATGAGCACGGCAACATTGTGCACCTGTTTGAGCGGGAATGTTCCATTCAGCGCCGCCACCAGAAGGTGATTGAGGAAGCGCCTTCCTCAGTGCTCACCCCAGAGCTGCGCGCCGAAATGGGCCGCTGCGCCGTAGATGTGGCCCGTGCCTGCAACTACACCGGCGCCGGTACCGTGGAGTTCCTGCTGGATGATAAGCGCAACTTCTACTTCCTGGAGATGAACACCCGCCTGCAGGTAGAGCACCCCGTAACCGAGCAGATTACTGGCCTAGACCTGGTAAAGGAACAGATTAAGGTGGCCCAGGGCCAGCTCCTCGCCTTCGCCCAAGACGACCTCCACATTCAGGGCCATGCCCTGGAGCTGCGCGTGTACGCCGAAGATCCGCAGAATAACTTCCTGCCCGACATCGGAACTCTCACCACCTACGTGCGCCCTCAGGGCCCCGGCGTGCGGGTAGATGATGGCTTTGAGCAGGGCATGGAGATTCCAATCTACTACGACCCCATGATTGCCAAGCTCGTGACCTTCGGCGCCGACCGCCAGGAAGCTATTGAGCGGATGCTGCGTGCCATCGACGAGTATAAAATCACGGGCATCGAAACCACGCTGGGCTTCGGCCGCTATGTGCTGCAGCACCCCGCTTTCGTGAGCGGCAACTTCGACACCAACTTCATCCGCGACCATTTCCCTGCCGGCGCCCTGCAGCCCGCCGCCCCGGACGAAACTACCGCCAAGCTCGCCGCCGTGCTTACAGCCATGCTCCTTTCAGAGAAGAAAGCCCCTGCAGCAGCTACATCGGAAACGCCCGCAGCTACCGGCTCGTCGTGGAAGCGGAACCGGTTGGGTGTGCGGTAG
- a CDS encoding aminotransferase class I/II-fold pyridoxal phosphate-dependent enzyme gives MDLFEKIAANRGPLGSHSHYAHGYFAFPKLEGEIKPRMIFRGKEVLTWSLNNYLGLANHPEVRKADAEGAAEYGMALPMGARMMSGNSNLHEQLESELAEFVAKPDCMLLNFGYQGVVSIIDAMVGRHDVIVYDAESHACIIDGVRLHQGKRFVYTHNDMASLEKQLERAKRITDETGGGILVITEGVFGMSGNQGDLRGVIALKDKYEFRLFVDDAHGFGTMGATGAGTGEEQGVQDGIDLYFSTFAKSMASIGAFVAGPENVIEYLRYNMRSQIFAKSLPMPLVVGALKRLELLRTQPELKENLWTVVRALQSGLREKGLNIGTTTSPVTPVLLQGQLSDATQITFDLRENHGIFCSIVVYPVVPKGVIMLRLIPTAVHSLDDVAVTIKAFEAVAEKLNKGLYSKAEVPAGL, from the coding sequence GTGGATCTTTTCGAAAAGATTGCCGCGAACCGCGGCCCCCTGGGCAGCCACTCGCACTACGCCCACGGCTATTTCGCATTCCCTAAACTGGAAGGTGAGATTAAGCCGCGCATGATTTTCCGCGGCAAAGAGGTACTTACCTGGAGCCTGAATAACTATTTAGGCTTAGCTAACCACCCTGAAGTACGCAAGGCAGATGCTGAAGGTGCTGCTGAATATGGTATGGCCCTGCCCATGGGTGCCCGGATGATGTCGGGCAACTCAAACCTGCACGAGCAGCTGGAAAGCGAGCTGGCAGAGTTTGTGGCTAAGCCTGATTGCATGCTGCTGAACTTTGGCTACCAGGGCGTGGTATCCATTATTGATGCCATGGTAGGTCGCCACGATGTAATTGTGTATGACGCGGAGTCGCATGCCTGCATCATTGATGGCGTACGCTTACACCAGGGTAAGCGCTTTGTGTATACCCACAACGACATGGCCAGCCTGGAGAAGCAGTTGGAGCGCGCCAAGCGCATCACCGACGAAACCGGCGGCGGTATCCTCGTGATTACGGAGGGCGTGTTCGGTATGTCGGGCAACCAAGGCGACCTGCGGGGCGTGATTGCGCTGAAAGACAAATACGAGTTCCGGTTGTTCGTTGATGATGCCCACGGCTTCGGAACAATGGGGGCTACCGGGGCCGGAACGGGCGAAGAACAGGGCGTGCAAGACGGCATTGACCTTTATTTTTCGACGTTTGCAAAGAGTATGGCAAGCATTGGTGCTTTCGTTGCGGGTCCCGAGAACGTAATTGAATATTTGCGCTACAACATGCGCAGCCAGATTTTCGCCAAAAGCCTGCCCATGCCGCTCGTAGTAGGCGCGTTGAAGCGGTTGGAGCTGCTGCGCACGCAGCCTGAGTTAAAGGAAAACCTCTGGACGGTAGTACGCGCGTTGCAGAGTGGCCTACGCGAAAAAGGCCTCAACATTGGCACTACTACCTCGCCCGTAACGCCCGTGCTGTTACAGGGGCAATTGTCTGACGCTACCCAAATAACCTTCGATCTGCGTGAGAATCACGGTATTTTCTGCTCTATCGTGGTATATCCGGTAGTGCCAAAGGGCGTGATTATGCTCCGTTTGATTCCAACGGCAGTTCACTCCCTAGATGATGTGGCAGTGACCATCAAAGCGTTTGAAGCCGTGGCGGAGAAGCTCAACAAAGGTCTTTATTCAAAAGCAGAAGTGCCAGCCGGCCTCTAG
- the tyrS gene encoding tyrosine--tRNA ligase translates to MDLIEELRWRGMFHDMMPGTDEHLRQNAPITGYIGFDPTAPSLHIGNLATIMLLVHLQRAGHRPLALVGGATGMIGDPSGKSAERNLLDEEALRRNQAGIRAQLEKFLDFSEGPTGAKVVNNYDWFKEFGFLQFLREVGKHLTVNYMMAKDSVKRRISGNEETGAEGISYTEFSYQLLQGYDFFHLYKELDTTLQMGASDQWGNITTGTELIRRMSGGEGKAYALTGQLITKADGTKYGKSETGTVWLDPTMTSPYQFYQFFLNAADADVPRLIRVFTLLGQSEIEALEAEHAQAPHLRILQKALAKDVTIRVHSEQAYEAALAASQVLFGGGDLATLDEATLLDVFAGVPHVEVNRAEVADLDALTLLSAATGGAIFASKGEARKMVQNNGVKLNRQKVALDQSATAVPALLDKYLVAQKGKSYFLIKLV, encoded by the coding sequence TTGGACCTAATAGAAGAACTCCGTTGGCGGGGCATGTTTCACGACATGATGCCTGGTACTGATGAGCATTTGCGCCAAAACGCCCCCATCACCGGCTATATCGGCTTCGACCCGACGGCTCCCTCTTTGCATATCGGCAACCTGGCTACCATTATGCTGCTCGTGCACCTGCAGCGCGCCGGCCACCGCCCCCTGGCGCTGGTAGGCGGCGCCACCGGCATGATCGGTGACCCCTCGGGCAAGTCGGCCGAACGGAACCTGCTGGATGAAGAAGCCCTGCGTCGCAACCAGGCCGGTATCCGTGCCCAATTGGAGAAATTCCTCGACTTCTCGGAGGGGCCTACCGGCGCCAAGGTGGTCAACAACTACGACTGGTTTAAGGAGTTTGGCTTCCTGCAGTTCCTGCGCGAAGTGGGAAAGCACCTCACCGTGAACTACATGATGGCCAAGGACTCGGTGAAGCGCCGCATCAGTGGCAACGAAGAAACCGGCGCCGAGGGCATTAGCTACACCGAGTTCAGCTACCAGCTCCTGCAGGGCTACGACTTCTTCCACCTCTATAAGGAGCTGGACACCACCCTGCAGATGGGCGCCAGCGACCAGTGGGGCAATATCACCACCGGCACCGAGCTTATCCGGCGCATGAGCGGTGGCGAGGGCAAAGCCTACGCCCTCACTGGCCAGCTCATCACCAAGGCCGATGGCACCAAGTACGGCAAGAGCGAAACCGGCACCGTGTGGCTTGACCCCACCATGACCTCGCCTTACCAGTTCTACCAGTTCTTCCTCAACGCCGCCGACGCTGACGTGCCACGCCTGATCCGGGTATTTACCCTGCTAGGCCAGTCGGAAATTGAGGCCCTGGAGGCGGAGCACGCTCAGGCGCCCCACTTGCGCATTCTGCAGAAGGCCCTGGCCAAAGACGTGACCATTCGGGTGCACTCGGAGCAGGCCTACGAGGCAGCGCTGGCTGCTTCGCAGGTACTCTTCGGGGGTGGCGACCTAGCTACGCTAGACGAGGCTACGCTGCTGGATGTATTTGCGGGCGTACCGCACGTAGAAGTTAACCGCGCTGAAGTAGCCGACCTCGACGCCCTGACGTTGCTGAGCGCCGCTACCGGCGGCGCTATCTTCGCCAGCAAAGGCGAGGCGCGCAAAATGGTGCAGAACAACGGCGTGAAGCTCAACCGCCAGAAAGTAGCGCTCGACCAGTCGGCAACGGCCGTACCAGCCCTACTCGATAAGTACCTGGTAGCTCAAAAGGGAAAAAGCTACTTCCTGATTAAACTGGTATAA
- the holA gene encoding DNA polymerase III subunit delta, whose protein sequence is MTLTADEILKQLQQRQFAPVYFLQGEEPYYIDLVADLLEKNVLQEQEKGFNQVVLYGKDTDVTGILGQAKRFPMMAERSVVIVKEAQAVADLEAEKSWPFLEAYLKNPLQSTVLVFCYKHKTLDARKKLGKLLTGDKSNPAPAGTVLLTSKKLYDNQVAPWLTNYVRSKGQQITPQATNMLAEYIGAELGRLTNEVDKMLINLLPGQAIDEDLVQRMVGISKEYNIFELQSALIRRDVLKANRILLYFEANPKNNPLIPNLTLLFNYFSRLLALHQIPNPTEADWKRIGLVSTYARRDYQTGLKVFDFPRTRDIVHLIRRADAQSKGIDSGSMTDGEILRELVWLILHPVPLHAVVGM, encoded by the coding sequence GTGACCCTCACCGCCGACGAGATTCTCAAGCAGCTCCAGCAACGGCAGTTTGCGCCCGTGTACTTTCTGCAAGGCGAGGAGCCGTACTATATTGATCTGGTAGCCGACCTGCTGGAGAAGAATGTGCTGCAGGAACAAGAGAAGGGCTTCAACCAAGTGGTGCTCTACGGCAAGGATACCGACGTAACGGGCATCCTGGGCCAGGCCAAGCGCTTCCCCATGATGGCGGAACGCTCGGTGGTGATTGTGAAAGAGGCCCAGGCCGTAGCTGATCTGGAGGCGGAGAAGTCGTGGCCGTTTCTGGAGGCCTACCTGAAGAACCCGCTGCAGAGCACGGTGCTGGTATTTTGTTACAAGCACAAGACACTCGATGCTCGCAAGAAGCTCGGCAAGCTGCTCACCGGCGACAAAAGCAACCCGGCCCCGGCCGGTACGGTATTGCTCACCAGCAAGAAGCTCTACGATAATCAGGTGGCGCCCTGGCTCACGAACTACGTGCGCAGCAAAGGGCAGCAGATCACACCCCAGGCCACGAACATGCTGGCCGAGTACATAGGGGCGGAGCTGGGCCGCCTGACCAATGAGGTGGACAAGATGCTCATCAACCTGCTGCCGGGCCAGGCCATTGATGAGGACTTGGTGCAGCGCATGGTGGGCATCAGCAAGGAGTACAACATCTTCGAGCTGCAGAGCGCCCTCATCCGCCGCGACGTGCTCAAGGCCAACCGCATTCTGCTCTACTTCGAGGCCAACCCCAAGAACAACCCGCTCATCCCGAACCTGACGCTGCTGTTCAACTACTTCTCGCGGCTGCTGGCGCTGCATCAAATCCCCAACCCCACCGAGGCCGACTGGAAGCGCATCGGCCTGGTAAGCACCTACGCCCGCCGCGACTACCAAACTGGCCTGAAGGTATTTGACTTCCCGCGCACCCGCGACATCGTGCACCTCATCCGTCGTGCCGACGCCCAAAGCAAAGGCATCGACAGCGGCTCCATGACCGACGGCGAGATTCTGCGGGAACTGGTGTGGCTGATTCTGCACCCCGTGCCCCTGCACGCGGTGGTGGGGATGTAG
- the parS gene encoding type II RES/Xre toxin-antitoxin system antitoxin has translation MAATAHHPKITTTIPAALRKKWAAWGQAGQDAFALVMEARKGVPAATAFEVAEAFQLQANELEAIYELSTKTLRTYSQEKKTLSAASSEKTLKIISLYNLGLEVFGEAAAFLRWLDKPAHGLDQEVPLRLLETSGGIDLVAEELTRIAYGDLS, from the coding sequence ATGGCCGCTACCGCTCATCATCCCAAAATCACGACTACCATACCAGCCGCCTTGCGCAAGAAGTGGGCGGCGTGGGGGCAAGCGGGGCAGGATGCATTTGCCCTGGTAATGGAAGCCCGTAAAGGCGTGCCCGCCGCCACTGCCTTTGAAGTAGCCGAGGCATTCCAGCTGCAGGCCAATGAGCTGGAGGCCATCTATGAGCTCTCCACCAAAACCCTGCGGACGTACTCGCAGGAGAAGAAAACGCTCAGTGCCGCCAGCAGCGAAAAGACGCTCAAAATCATCAGCCTCTATAACCTAGGCCTAGAGGTATTTGGCGAAGCCGCAGCGTTTCTGCGCTGGCTCGATAAGCCCGCCCACGGCCTCGACCAGGAAGTACCCTTGCGCCTGCTGGAAACCAGCGGCGGCATTGATTTGGTGGCGGAGGAGCTGACCCGCATTGCCTACGGCGACTTGTCGTAG